The following nucleotide sequence is from Aneurinibacillus soli.
TATTTCCGGTATGAATCCAGAATAGTTTAATTAAATTATAGGCAAAGCAATGACAAATCACAAGCGGGGGAGTAAAGAGATGAAAGAATGGATGCGTACACGAAAAAAACGAATTGGTATTATTGTATGCGCGTTATTTCTTGGTAGTAGTTTTTATTTGTATAGCACCAATGAATCAGAGCCGGAACTTCTGCCTGTGACAGCGGCATCAGCATCAGCAAAAGGTGCAAAAGAGGAACGTGCTTCGACACCTGACCAGAAACCGTTACAGAATACCGAGTCTTCTCTTCCCGCTGCACCGGCCACCGTTGATGTGAAAGGAGCGGTCATTCGACCAGGCGTGTATACGATGTCGCCCGGCTCTCGTGTACATGAAGCAATTCAGCAGGCGGGTGGTTTGGCACCGGAAGCAGATAGCCGCAGTCTGAACGGAGCGAAGAAGATTGTGGACGGTATGCTTATTTATGTGCCACGCCAGGGAGAGACGCCACCTGTGACGGGTGGTGAGAACGGTACAGCAGGTACAGATAACGGGAAAGTGATTGTCAATATAAACGAGGCAACGTCTGAACAACTTCAGACAATCCCGGGTATTGGCCCGGCGAAAGCAGTGGCGATTCTGGAATACCGAGAGAAAAAAGGAGCGTTTAAGAAAGTGGAGGACATTACGAACGTGTCCGGCATCGGACCGAAAACACTGGAGAAAATCCGTTCTCGTCTTACAGTTGAGTAAAAAACAATAAAAAATTTTCAGATTAAGTTGACAGGTCGGAATAGTAAACCTATAATAAGTATTAAGAACAGCACGACACAATCACACAATAGAATAGTATCTCTTATCGAGAGAGGCGGAGGGACTGGCCCTATGAAGCCCGGCAACCGGCACGACGTGCAAGGTGCTAAATCCAGCAAAGCAGCGGCTTTGGAAGATGAGAGCGGTGATACATACCTGAGTATGCAACCCTCTTCTTCCACAACGGAGAAGAGGTTTTTATTTTGGTACATAACATCGCCCTCCGTGAAGAAAAACTACCTACACTTACTTTTTCAAGGGGGATATGACAATGGCACAAGAACGCGAACTGAAATTTGAAACAATCTGCCTGCACGGCGGACAGGAAGTAGACCCGACTACACAATCACGTGCGGTTCCAATCTACCAGACGAGTTCCTATGTATTCAAGGATACAGACCATGCAGCTAACTTGTTCGGACTAAAAGAATTTGGCAACATCTATACACGTATTATGAATCCAACG
It contains:
- a CDS encoding helix-hairpin-helix domain-containing protein, which translates into the protein MKEWMRTRKKRIGIIVCALFLGSSFYLYSTNESEPELLPVTAASASAKGAKEERASTPDQKPLQNTESSLPAAPATVDVKGAVIRPGVYTMSPGSRVHEAIQQAGGLAPEADSRSLNGAKKIVDGMLIYVPRQGETPPVTGGENGTAGTDNGKVIVNINEATSEQLQTIPGIGPAKAVAILEYREKKGAFKKVEDITNVSGIGPKTLEKIRSRLTVE